One Pogoniulus pusillus isolate bPogPus1 chromosome 10, bPogPus1.pri, whole genome shotgun sequence genomic window carries:
- the PDE5A gene encoding cGMP-specific 3',5'-cyclic phosphodiesterase isoform X2, with the protein MERSCPPAPEQEAVEAWLDDHGDFTRSYFVRKATREMVNAWFAERVHTIPVCKEGTKTQSESCACHQPTCGETTNSGTPARKISASEFDRPLRPIFVKDSVGAVSFLSGSEKKEQMPLQSPRIETSAGDQCSRLLELVKDISSHLDVTALCHKIFLHIHELIAADRYSLFLVCEDSSNEKFLVSRLFDVAEGSTLEEASNSCIRLEWNKGIVGHVAAIGQPLNIKNAYEDPRFNAEVDQITGYKTQSILCMPIKNHREEVVGVAQAINKKSGIGGTFTEQDEKDFAAYLAFCGIVLHNAQLYETSLLENRRNQVLLDLASLIFEEQQSLEVILKKIAATIISFMQVQRCTIFIVDEDCPDSFSSVFHMESEELEDSAETMKRDYDTNKINYMYAQYVKNTMEPLNIPDVCKDRRFPWTNDNAENESQHIKSLLCTPIKNGKKNKVIGVCQLVNKMEENSGKIKAFNRNDEEFLEAFVIFCGLGIQNTQMYEAVERAMAKQMVTLEVLSYHASAAEEETRELQAAVVPSAQSLNLTDFNFSDFELSDYETTLCTIRMFTDLNLVQNFQMKHEVLCRWILSVKKNYRKNVAYHNWRHAFNTAQCMFAALKSGKIQSKLTDLETLALLIATLSHDLDHRGVNNSYIQRSEHPLAQLYCHSIMEHHHFDQCLMILNSPGNQILSSLSIEEYKATLKMIKQAILATDLALYIKRRGEFFELLRKKQFNWEDPTQKELFLAMLMTACDLSAITKPWPVQQRIAELVATEFFDQGDKERKELNIEPTDLMNREKKNKIPSMQVGFIDAVCLQLYEALTHVSEACYPLLDGCRKNRQKWQSLAEQQEKNLINGESNQAKRN; encoded by the exons AGAAATGGTTAATGCATGGTTTGCTGAGAGAGTTCATACCATCCCAGTCTGCAAAGAGGGAACCAAGACCCAGAGTGAATCCTGTGCTTGTCATCAGCCTACCTGTGGTGAGACCACCAACTCTGGGACACCAGCAAGGAAAATCTCTGCCTCTGAATTTGACAGACCCTTAAGGCCTATTTTTGTCAAGGACTCGGTAGGAGCGGTGAGCTTCCTCTCCGGCTCTGAAAAGAAGGAACAGATGCCTCTGCAATCTCCAAGGATTGAGACCAGTGCAGGGGATCAATGCTCAAGACTATTGGAACTTGTGAAAGATATTTCTAGTCACTTAGATGTCACAGCACTTTGCCATAAGATTTTCCTACATATCCATGAGCTCATAGCAGCCGATCGCTACTCCCTATTCTTGGTCTGTGAGGACAGCTCTAATGAGAAGTTTCTTGTAAGCAGGCTGTTTGATGTGGCAGAAGGCTCCACCCTGGAAGAAGCTTCCAACAGCTGCATTCGGCTGGAGTGGAACAAAGGCATTGTGGGTCACGTAGCAGCTATAGGCCAGCCTCTGAACATCAAGAATGCATACGAG GATCCAAGATTCAATGCAGAAGTTGACCAGATTACAGGGTACAAGACTCAGAGTATTCTTTGCATGCCaataaagaatcacagagaagAG GTTGTTGGTGTGGCTCAAGCAATCAATAAGAAATCTGGAATTGGTGGCACTTTCACTGAGCAAGATGAAAAG GATTTTGCTGCATATCTGGCATTTTGTGGAATTGTTCTTCACAACGCTCAGTTGTATGAGACATCTTTGCTTGAGAACAGGCGTAATCAG GTGCTTCTTGATCTTGCCAGCCTGATTTTTGAAGAGCAGCAGTCTTTGGAAGTGATTCTGAAGAAGATAGCTGCCACTATAATATCCTTCATGCAAGTGCAGAGGTGTACCATCTTCATAGTGGATGAAGATTGTCCT GATTCGTTTTCTAGTGTGTTTCACATGGAATCTGAGGAATTAGAAGATTCAGCTGAAACTATGAAGAG GGACTACGATACAAACAAAATCAATTATATGTATGCTCAGTATGTCAAGAATACAATGGAGCCTCTCAACATCCCAGATGTCTGCAAGGATAGGAGATTTCCCTGGACA AATGACAATGCAGAAAATGAAAGTCAACACATAAAGAGTTTGCTGTGTACGCCAataaaaaatgggaaaaagaaTAAAGTGATAG GGGTTTGCCAGCTTGTGAATAAGATGGAAGAAAACTCAGGCAAAATCAAAGCTTTCAACAGAAATGATGAAGAATTCCTGGAAGCATTTGTCATCTTTTGTGGCTTGGGCATCCAGAATACACAGATGTATGAAGCTGTAGAGAGAGCCATGGCCAAACAGATGGTGACATTAGAG GTTCTCTCCTACcatgcttctgctgctgaggaggaaaCGAGGGAGCTGCAG gctgctgTAGTACCATCTGCACAATCTCTCAACCTAACTGACTTCAACTTCAGTGATTTTGAGCTCTCAGATTATGAAACAACACTGTGTACAATTAGAATGTTCACAGACCTCAACCTGGTGCAAAATTTCCAAATGAAGCATGAG GTTCTCTGCAGGTGGATTTTAAGCGTAAAGAAAAATTACCGGAAAAATGTTGCTTATCACAACTGGAGACATGCCTTTAACACAGCACAGTGCATGTTTGCTGCTTTAAAATCTGGTAAAATTCAG AGCAAACTGACTGACTTAGAAACACTGGCACTGCTGATAGCAACTCTAAGCCATGATTTGGATCACAGAGGAGTGAACAACTCTTACATACAAAG AAGTGAACACCCACTGGCTCAGCTGTATTGCCACTCAATCATGGAGCATCACCATTTTGATCAATGCCTTATGATCCTCAACAGTCCA GGAAATCAGATTCTCAGCAGCCTTTCCATAGAAGAATACAAGGCCACACTGAAGATGATAAAACAAGCCATTCTTGCCACAGACCTAGCACTATACATAAA gaggagaggagaatttTTTGAACTTCTAAGGAAGAAGCAATTTAATTGGGAAGATCCTACACAGAAGGAGCTTttttt AGCAATGCTGATGACCGCATGTGATTTATCGGCcatcaccaaaccatggccagTTCAGCAACGG ATTGCTGAGCTTGTAGCTACTGAGTTCTTTGATCAAGGAGACAAAGAGCGGAAGGAACTCAACATAGAACCAACA GACCTAAtgaacagagagaagaaaaataaaattcccAGCATGCAGGTTGGATTCATAGATGCTGTTTGTTTGCAGCTGTATGAG GCCCTAACACATGTGTCAGAGGCCTGCTACCCCTTACTGGATGGCTGTAGGAAAAATAGACAAAAATGGCAATCCTTAGCTGAACAGCAAGAGAAGAATCTGATTAATGGAGAAAGCAATCAAGCCAAACGGAACTGA
- the PDE5A gene encoding cGMP-specific 3',5'-cyclic phosphodiesterase isoform X3: MVNAWFAERVHTIPVCKEGTKTQSESCACHQPTCGETTNSGTPARKISASEFDRPLRPIFVKDSVGAVSFLSGSEKKEQMPLQSPRIETSAGDQCSRLLELVKDISSHLDVTALCHKIFLHIHELIAADRYSLFLVCEDSSNEKFLVSRLFDVAEGSTLEEASNSCIRLEWNKGIVGHVAAIGQPLNIKNAYEDPRFNAEVDQITGYKTQSILCMPIKNHREEVVGVAQAINKKSGIGGTFTEQDEKDFAAYLAFCGIVLHNAQLYETSLLENRRNQVLLDLASLIFEEQQSLEVILKKIAATIISFMQVQRCTIFIVDEDCPDSFSSVFHMESEELEDSAETMKRDYDTNKINYMYAQYVKNTMEPLNIPDVCKDRRFPWTNDNAENESQHIKSLLCTPIKNGKKNKVIGVCQLVNKMEENSGKIKAFNRNDEEFLEAFVIFCGLGIQNTQMYEAVERAMAKQMVTLEVLSYHASAAEEETRELQVTVAAVVPSAQSLNLTDFNFSDFELSDYETTLCTIRMFTDLNLVQNFQMKHEVLCRWILSVKKNYRKNVAYHNWRHAFNTAQCMFAALKSGKIQSKLTDLETLALLIATLSHDLDHRGVNNSYIQRSEHPLAQLYCHSIMEHHHFDQCLMILNSPGNQILSSLSIEEYKATLKMIKQAILATDLALYIKRRGEFFELLRKKQFNWEDPTQKELFLAMLMTACDLSAITKPWPVQQRIAELVATEFFDQGDKERKELNIEPTDLMNREKKNKIPSMQVGFIDAVCLQLYEALTHVSEACYPLLDGCRKNRQKWQSLAEQQEKNLINGESNQAKRN; this comes from the exons ATGGTTAATGCATGGTTTGCTGAGAGAGTTCATACCATCCCAGTCTGCAAAGAGGGAACCAAGACCCAGAGTGAATCCTGTGCTTGTCATCAGCCTACCTGTGGTGAGACCACCAACTCTGGGACACCAGCAAGGAAAATCTCTGCCTCTGAATTTGACAGACCCTTAAGGCCTATTTTTGTCAAGGACTCGGTAGGAGCGGTGAGCTTCCTCTCCGGCTCTGAAAAGAAGGAACAGATGCCTCTGCAATCTCCAAGGATTGAGACCAGTGCAGGGGATCAATGCTCAAGACTATTGGAACTTGTGAAAGATATTTCTAGTCACTTAGATGTCACAGCACTTTGCCATAAGATTTTCCTACATATCCATGAGCTCATAGCAGCCGATCGCTACTCCCTATTCTTGGTCTGTGAGGACAGCTCTAATGAGAAGTTTCTTGTAAGCAGGCTGTTTGATGTGGCAGAAGGCTCCACCCTGGAAGAAGCTTCCAACAGCTGCATTCGGCTGGAGTGGAACAAAGGCATTGTGGGTCACGTAGCAGCTATAGGCCAGCCTCTGAACATCAAGAATGCATACGAG GATCCAAGATTCAATGCAGAAGTTGACCAGATTACAGGGTACAAGACTCAGAGTATTCTTTGCATGCCaataaagaatcacagagaagAG GTTGTTGGTGTGGCTCAAGCAATCAATAAGAAATCTGGAATTGGTGGCACTTTCACTGAGCAAGATGAAAAG GATTTTGCTGCATATCTGGCATTTTGTGGAATTGTTCTTCACAACGCTCAGTTGTATGAGACATCTTTGCTTGAGAACAGGCGTAATCAG GTGCTTCTTGATCTTGCCAGCCTGATTTTTGAAGAGCAGCAGTCTTTGGAAGTGATTCTGAAGAAGATAGCTGCCACTATAATATCCTTCATGCAAGTGCAGAGGTGTACCATCTTCATAGTGGATGAAGATTGTCCT GATTCGTTTTCTAGTGTGTTTCACATGGAATCTGAGGAATTAGAAGATTCAGCTGAAACTATGAAGAG GGACTACGATACAAACAAAATCAATTATATGTATGCTCAGTATGTCAAGAATACAATGGAGCCTCTCAACATCCCAGATGTCTGCAAGGATAGGAGATTTCCCTGGACA AATGACAATGCAGAAAATGAAAGTCAACACATAAAGAGTTTGCTGTGTACGCCAataaaaaatgggaaaaagaaTAAAGTGATAG GGGTTTGCCAGCTTGTGAATAAGATGGAAGAAAACTCAGGCAAAATCAAAGCTTTCAACAGAAATGATGAAGAATTCCTGGAAGCATTTGTCATCTTTTGTGGCTTGGGCATCCAGAATACACAGATGTATGAAGCTGTAGAGAGAGCCATGGCCAAACAGATGGTGACATTAGAG GTTCTCTCCTACcatgcttctgctgctgaggaggaaaCGAGGGAGCTGCAGGTAACAGTG gctgctgTAGTACCATCTGCACAATCTCTCAACCTAACTGACTTCAACTTCAGTGATTTTGAGCTCTCAGATTATGAAACAACACTGTGTACAATTAGAATGTTCACAGACCTCAACCTGGTGCAAAATTTCCAAATGAAGCATGAG GTTCTCTGCAGGTGGATTTTAAGCGTAAAGAAAAATTACCGGAAAAATGTTGCTTATCACAACTGGAGACATGCCTTTAACACAGCACAGTGCATGTTTGCTGCTTTAAAATCTGGTAAAATTCAG AGCAAACTGACTGACTTAGAAACACTGGCACTGCTGATAGCAACTCTAAGCCATGATTTGGATCACAGAGGAGTGAACAACTCTTACATACAAAG AAGTGAACACCCACTGGCTCAGCTGTATTGCCACTCAATCATGGAGCATCACCATTTTGATCAATGCCTTATGATCCTCAACAGTCCA GGAAATCAGATTCTCAGCAGCCTTTCCATAGAAGAATACAAGGCCACACTGAAGATGATAAAACAAGCCATTCTTGCCACAGACCTAGCACTATACATAAA gaggagaggagaatttTTTGAACTTCTAAGGAAGAAGCAATTTAATTGGGAAGATCCTACACAGAAGGAGCTTttttt AGCAATGCTGATGACCGCATGTGATTTATCGGCcatcaccaaaccatggccagTTCAGCAACGG ATTGCTGAGCTTGTAGCTACTGAGTTCTTTGATCAAGGAGACAAAGAGCGGAAGGAACTCAACATAGAACCAACA GACCTAAtgaacagagagaagaaaaataaaattcccAGCATGCAGGTTGGATTCATAGATGCTGTTTGTTTGCAGCTGTATGAG GCCCTAACACATGTGTCAGAGGCCTGCTACCCCTTACTGGATGGCTGTAGGAAAAATAGACAAAAATGGCAATCCTTAGCTGAACAGCAAGAGAAGAATCTGATTAATGGAGAAAGCAATCAAGCCAAACGGAACTGA
- the PDE5A gene encoding cGMP-specific 3',5'-cyclic phosphodiesterase isoform X1 encodes MERSCPPAPEQEAVEAWLDDHGDFTRSYFVRKATREMVNAWFAERVHTIPVCKEGTKTQSESCACHQPTCGETTNSGTPARKISASEFDRPLRPIFVKDSVGAVSFLSGSEKKEQMPLQSPRIETSAGDQCSRLLELVKDISSHLDVTALCHKIFLHIHELIAADRYSLFLVCEDSSNEKFLVSRLFDVAEGSTLEEASNSCIRLEWNKGIVGHVAAIGQPLNIKNAYEDPRFNAEVDQITGYKTQSILCMPIKNHREEVVGVAQAINKKSGIGGTFTEQDEKDFAAYLAFCGIVLHNAQLYETSLLENRRNQVLLDLASLIFEEQQSLEVILKKIAATIISFMQVQRCTIFIVDEDCPDSFSSVFHMESEELEDSAETMKRDYDTNKINYMYAQYVKNTMEPLNIPDVCKDRRFPWTNDNAENESQHIKSLLCTPIKNGKKNKVIGVCQLVNKMEENSGKIKAFNRNDEEFLEAFVIFCGLGIQNTQMYEAVERAMAKQMVTLEVLSYHASAAEEETRELQVTVAAVVPSAQSLNLTDFNFSDFELSDYETTLCTIRMFTDLNLVQNFQMKHEVLCRWILSVKKNYRKNVAYHNWRHAFNTAQCMFAALKSGKIQSKLTDLETLALLIATLSHDLDHRGVNNSYIQRSEHPLAQLYCHSIMEHHHFDQCLMILNSPGNQILSSLSIEEYKATLKMIKQAILATDLALYIKRRGEFFELLRKKQFNWEDPTQKELFLAMLMTACDLSAITKPWPVQQRIAELVATEFFDQGDKERKELNIEPTDLMNREKKNKIPSMQVGFIDAVCLQLYEALTHVSEACYPLLDGCRKNRQKWQSLAEQQEKNLINGESNQAKRN; translated from the exons AGAAATGGTTAATGCATGGTTTGCTGAGAGAGTTCATACCATCCCAGTCTGCAAAGAGGGAACCAAGACCCAGAGTGAATCCTGTGCTTGTCATCAGCCTACCTGTGGTGAGACCACCAACTCTGGGACACCAGCAAGGAAAATCTCTGCCTCTGAATTTGACAGACCCTTAAGGCCTATTTTTGTCAAGGACTCGGTAGGAGCGGTGAGCTTCCTCTCCGGCTCTGAAAAGAAGGAACAGATGCCTCTGCAATCTCCAAGGATTGAGACCAGTGCAGGGGATCAATGCTCAAGACTATTGGAACTTGTGAAAGATATTTCTAGTCACTTAGATGTCACAGCACTTTGCCATAAGATTTTCCTACATATCCATGAGCTCATAGCAGCCGATCGCTACTCCCTATTCTTGGTCTGTGAGGACAGCTCTAATGAGAAGTTTCTTGTAAGCAGGCTGTTTGATGTGGCAGAAGGCTCCACCCTGGAAGAAGCTTCCAACAGCTGCATTCGGCTGGAGTGGAACAAAGGCATTGTGGGTCACGTAGCAGCTATAGGCCAGCCTCTGAACATCAAGAATGCATACGAG GATCCAAGATTCAATGCAGAAGTTGACCAGATTACAGGGTACAAGACTCAGAGTATTCTTTGCATGCCaataaagaatcacagagaagAG GTTGTTGGTGTGGCTCAAGCAATCAATAAGAAATCTGGAATTGGTGGCACTTTCACTGAGCAAGATGAAAAG GATTTTGCTGCATATCTGGCATTTTGTGGAATTGTTCTTCACAACGCTCAGTTGTATGAGACATCTTTGCTTGAGAACAGGCGTAATCAG GTGCTTCTTGATCTTGCCAGCCTGATTTTTGAAGAGCAGCAGTCTTTGGAAGTGATTCTGAAGAAGATAGCTGCCACTATAATATCCTTCATGCAAGTGCAGAGGTGTACCATCTTCATAGTGGATGAAGATTGTCCT GATTCGTTTTCTAGTGTGTTTCACATGGAATCTGAGGAATTAGAAGATTCAGCTGAAACTATGAAGAG GGACTACGATACAAACAAAATCAATTATATGTATGCTCAGTATGTCAAGAATACAATGGAGCCTCTCAACATCCCAGATGTCTGCAAGGATAGGAGATTTCCCTGGACA AATGACAATGCAGAAAATGAAAGTCAACACATAAAGAGTTTGCTGTGTACGCCAataaaaaatgggaaaaagaaTAAAGTGATAG GGGTTTGCCAGCTTGTGAATAAGATGGAAGAAAACTCAGGCAAAATCAAAGCTTTCAACAGAAATGATGAAGAATTCCTGGAAGCATTTGTCATCTTTTGTGGCTTGGGCATCCAGAATACACAGATGTATGAAGCTGTAGAGAGAGCCATGGCCAAACAGATGGTGACATTAGAG GTTCTCTCCTACcatgcttctgctgctgaggaggaaaCGAGGGAGCTGCAGGTAACAGTG gctgctgTAGTACCATCTGCACAATCTCTCAACCTAACTGACTTCAACTTCAGTGATTTTGAGCTCTCAGATTATGAAACAACACTGTGTACAATTAGAATGTTCACAGACCTCAACCTGGTGCAAAATTTCCAAATGAAGCATGAG GTTCTCTGCAGGTGGATTTTAAGCGTAAAGAAAAATTACCGGAAAAATGTTGCTTATCACAACTGGAGACATGCCTTTAACACAGCACAGTGCATGTTTGCTGCTTTAAAATCTGGTAAAATTCAG AGCAAACTGACTGACTTAGAAACACTGGCACTGCTGATAGCAACTCTAAGCCATGATTTGGATCACAGAGGAGTGAACAACTCTTACATACAAAG AAGTGAACACCCACTGGCTCAGCTGTATTGCCACTCAATCATGGAGCATCACCATTTTGATCAATGCCTTATGATCCTCAACAGTCCA GGAAATCAGATTCTCAGCAGCCTTTCCATAGAAGAATACAAGGCCACACTGAAGATGATAAAACAAGCCATTCTTGCCACAGACCTAGCACTATACATAAA gaggagaggagaatttTTTGAACTTCTAAGGAAGAAGCAATTTAATTGGGAAGATCCTACACAGAAGGAGCTTttttt AGCAATGCTGATGACCGCATGTGATTTATCGGCcatcaccaaaccatggccagTTCAGCAACGG ATTGCTGAGCTTGTAGCTACTGAGTTCTTTGATCAAGGAGACAAAGAGCGGAAGGAACTCAACATAGAACCAACA GACCTAAtgaacagagagaagaaaaataaaattcccAGCATGCAGGTTGGATTCATAGATGCTGTTTGTTTGCAGCTGTATGAG GCCCTAACACATGTGTCAGAGGCCTGCTACCCCTTACTGGATGGCTGTAGGAAAAATAGACAAAAATGGCAATCCTTAGCTGAACAGCAAGAGAAGAATCTGATTAATGGAGAAAGCAATCAAGCCAAACGGAACTGA
- the PDE5A gene encoding cGMP-specific 3',5'-cyclic phosphodiesterase isoform X5 produces the protein MLPFGDQTREMVNAWFAERVHTIPVCKEGTKTQSESCACHQPTCGETTNSGTPARKISASEFDRPLRPIFVKDSVGAVSFLSGSEKKEQMPLQSPRIETSAGDQCSRLLELVKDISSHLDVTALCHKIFLHIHELIAADRYSLFLVCEDSSNEKFLVSRLFDVAEGSTLEEASNSCIRLEWNKGIVGHVAAIGQPLNIKNAYEDPRFNAEVDQITGYKTQSILCMPIKNHREEVVGVAQAINKKSGIGGTFTEQDEKDFAAYLAFCGIVLHNAQLYETSLLENRRNQVLLDLASLIFEEQQSLEVILKKIAATIISFMQVQRCTIFIVDEDCPDSFSSVFHMESEELEDSAETMKRDYDTNKINYMYAQYVKNTMEPLNIPDVCKDRRFPWTNDNAENESQHIKSLLCTPIKNGKKNKVIGVCQLVNKMEENSGKIKAFNRNDEEFLEAFVIFCGLGIQNTQMYEAVERAMAKQMVTLEVLSYHASAAEEETRELQVTVAAVVPSAQSLNLTDFNFSDFELSDYETTLCTIRMFTDLNLVQNFQMKHEVLCRWILSVKKNYRKNVAYHNWRHAFNTAQCMFAALKSGKIQSKLTDLETLALLIATLSHDLDHRGVNNSYIQRSEHPLAQLYCHSIMEHHHFDQCLMILNSPGNQILSSLSIEEYKATLKMIKQAILATDLALYIKRRGEFFELLRKKQFNWEDPTQKELFLAMLMTACDLSAITKPWPVQQRIAELVATEFFDQGDKERKELNIEPTDLMNREKKNKIPSMQVGFIDAVCLQLYEALTHVSEACYPLLDGCRKNRQKWQSLAEQQEKNLINGESNQAKRN, from the exons AGAAATGGTTAATGCATGGTTTGCTGAGAGAGTTCATACCATCCCAGTCTGCAAAGAGGGAACCAAGACCCAGAGTGAATCCTGTGCTTGTCATCAGCCTACCTGTGGTGAGACCACCAACTCTGGGACACCAGCAAGGAAAATCTCTGCCTCTGAATTTGACAGACCCTTAAGGCCTATTTTTGTCAAGGACTCGGTAGGAGCGGTGAGCTTCCTCTCCGGCTCTGAAAAGAAGGAACAGATGCCTCTGCAATCTCCAAGGATTGAGACCAGTGCAGGGGATCAATGCTCAAGACTATTGGAACTTGTGAAAGATATTTCTAGTCACTTAGATGTCACAGCACTTTGCCATAAGATTTTCCTACATATCCATGAGCTCATAGCAGCCGATCGCTACTCCCTATTCTTGGTCTGTGAGGACAGCTCTAATGAGAAGTTTCTTGTAAGCAGGCTGTTTGATGTGGCAGAAGGCTCCACCCTGGAAGAAGCTTCCAACAGCTGCATTCGGCTGGAGTGGAACAAAGGCATTGTGGGTCACGTAGCAGCTATAGGCCAGCCTCTGAACATCAAGAATGCATACGAG GATCCAAGATTCAATGCAGAAGTTGACCAGATTACAGGGTACAAGACTCAGAGTATTCTTTGCATGCCaataaagaatcacagagaagAG GTTGTTGGTGTGGCTCAAGCAATCAATAAGAAATCTGGAATTGGTGGCACTTTCACTGAGCAAGATGAAAAG GATTTTGCTGCATATCTGGCATTTTGTGGAATTGTTCTTCACAACGCTCAGTTGTATGAGACATCTTTGCTTGAGAACAGGCGTAATCAG GTGCTTCTTGATCTTGCCAGCCTGATTTTTGAAGAGCAGCAGTCTTTGGAAGTGATTCTGAAGAAGATAGCTGCCACTATAATATCCTTCATGCAAGTGCAGAGGTGTACCATCTTCATAGTGGATGAAGATTGTCCT GATTCGTTTTCTAGTGTGTTTCACATGGAATCTGAGGAATTAGAAGATTCAGCTGAAACTATGAAGAG GGACTACGATACAAACAAAATCAATTATATGTATGCTCAGTATGTCAAGAATACAATGGAGCCTCTCAACATCCCAGATGTCTGCAAGGATAGGAGATTTCCCTGGACA AATGACAATGCAGAAAATGAAAGTCAACACATAAAGAGTTTGCTGTGTACGCCAataaaaaatgggaaaaagaaTAAAGTGATAG GGGTTTGCCAGCTTGTGAATAAGATGGAAGAAAACTCAGGCAAAATCAAAGCTTTCAACAGAAATGATGAAGAATTCCTGGAAGCATTTGTCATCTTTTGTGGCTTGGGCATCCAGAATACACAGATGTATGAAGCTGTAGAGAGAGCCATGGCCAAACAGATGGTGACATTAGAG GTTCTCTCCTACcatgcttctgctgctgaggaggaaaCGAGGGAGCTGCAGGTAACAGTG gctgctgTAGTACCATCTGCACAATCTCTCAACCTAACTGACTTCAACTTCAGTGATTTTGAGCTCTCAGATTATGAAACAACACTGTGTACAATTAGAATGTTCACAGACCTCAACCTGGTGCAAAATTTCCAAATGAAGCATGAG GTTCTCTGCAGGTGGATTTTAAGCGTAAAGAAAAATTACCGGAAAAATGTTGCTTATCACAACTGGAGACATGCCTTTAACACAGCACAGTGCATGTTTGCTGCTTTAAAATCTGGTAAAATTCAG AGCAAACTGACTGACTTAGAAACACTGGCACTGCTGATAGCAACTCTAAGCCATGATTTGGATCACAGAGGAGTGAACAACTCTTACATACAAAG AAGTGAACACCCACTGGCTCAGCTGTATTGCCACTCAATCATGGAGCATCACCATTTTGATCAATGCCTTATGATCCTCAACAGTCCA GGAAATCAGATTCTCAGCAGCCTTTCCATAGAAGAATACAAGGCCACACTGAAGATGATAAAACAAGCCATTCTTGCCACAGACCTAGCACTATACATAAA gaggagaggagaatttTTTGAACTTCTAAGGAAGAAGCAATTTAATTGGGAAGATCCTACACAGAAGGAGCTTttttt AGCAATGCTGATGACCGCATGTGATTTATCGGCcatcaccaaaccatggccagTTCAGCAACGG ATTGCTGAGCTTGTAGCTACTGAGTTCTTTGATCAAGGAGACAAAGAGCGGAAGGAACTCAACATAGAACCAACA GACCTAAtgaacagagagaagaaaaataaaattcccAGCATGCAGGTTGGATTCATAGATGCTGTTTGTTTGCAGCTGTATGAG GCCCTAACACATGTGTCAGAGGCCTGCTACCCCTTACTGGATGGCTGTAGGAAAAATAGACAAAAATGGCAATCCTTAGCTGAACAGCAAGAGAAGAATCTGATTAATGGAGAAAGCAATCAAGCCAAACGGAACTGA